One Helianthus annuus cultivar XRQ/B chromosome 12, HanXRQr2.0-SUNRISE, whole genome shotgun sequence genomic region harbors:
- the LOC110893379 gene encoding uncharacterized protein LOC110893379: MNSNGFFFFKFEDRKGMDAVLEGGPWMIRNKPLFLNIWSPTNTLKKEELKKVAVWVKLHDVPLVAYSDDGLSMLASKIGSPVRLDSYTVDMCNEAWGRSSYARALIEISADQDLKGTVTMAIPELDGNKYVTETIRVEYEWEPPRCTHCCVFGHDSEECPTRIGSTSKTPINRPIVDEDGFTEVPVKKSAKKNGFQVNNQKPKFEYRSVDRKKKAATSQQVSTSHKIQTHNPFSALECVGRRGVSTQERNKGGRQVHVDLDEDGVEVVYDETEDSGTYPSTSSTGASTSSTKISNG; this comes from the coding sequence ATGAATTCAAATGGgttctttttcttcaagtttgaagATAGAAAGGGAATGGACGCTGTTCTTGAAGGGGGTCCTTGGATGATCCGTAACAAACCCTTGTTTCTCAACATTTGGTCCCCTACAAACACCCTTAAAAAAGAAGAGTTGAAAAAGGTTGCAGTTTGGGTGAAGTTACATGACGTCCCTCTAGTGGCTTATTCTGATGATGGGTTAAGCATGCTGGCTTCAAAAATTGGATCTCCTGTGCGGCTGGATTCGTATACTGTTGATATGTGTAATGAGGCTTGGGGACGGAGCAGCTATGCTAGGGCTCTCATTGAAATATCAGCTGATCAGGATTTGAAAGGCACTGTAACCATGGCTATTCCTGAATTGGATGGAAACAAATATGTTACCGAGACTATTCGGGTGGAGTATGAATGGGAACCTCCGAGATGTACTCACTGCTGTGTGTTTGGGCATGACTCTGAGGAATGTCCTACACGTATTGGCTCAACATCCAAAACTCCTATTAACAGGCCAATAGTAGATGAGGATGGTTTTACTGAAGTTCCGGTTAAGAAGAGTGCAAAGAAGAATGGCTTTCAAGTTAATAACCAGAAGCCTAAATTTGAATACAGATCGGTGGATAGGAAGAAAAAGGCCGCTACTTCTCAGCAGGTTTCTACTTCCCATAAAATCCAAACTCATAATCCGTTTTCTGCTCTCGAGTGTGTTGGGAGACGGGGTGTTTCAACTCAAGAGAGAAATAAAGGAGGTAGACAGGTTCATGTGGATTTAGATGAGGACGGGGTTGAAGTTGTCTATGATGAAACCGAAGATTCGGGTACATATCCTTCGACTTCTAGtacaggggcaagcacctcttccacaaaGATCTCCAATGGTTAG